ttttattatttaattaaaaagtcaGCCATAGGCGAGGGCTAGGATGCCCTCACCGCcctaaaaatggataattttttttaaaaaatcttaattattttcttcttctttttttcttttgcaagccCTTTTTCCCTATGCTAGGCCCATAGGTAGTAATGTGTATGATATAGTTTACACTAAATCATATGTTTCCCATATCAATAGTGTTGTTAGCAAGTCTATGAGTAATCCCTTAGAAAGAAACACTAGTAATATATAAGTTGGATTCGGAGGTTTTAGAGAGGGACAAAGGATGTGAGTTTGATTTTTGAGAAAAGACAGGCTTAAGAGGCATAATATATATGTGGATTTACGGGCTGTGCTATTAGTTGGACTTCTCGCTAATTTGGAGCTTTGATAATTATGATTCGAAGGTAATTCCGTTTAATTTGGAATCGACACAAGCTCGTCATTTTCGGAATACTCAATGTGTTTGCGAGGACATGGGGACAGAGGCAGACAACTAGATATGCGAGTTGCCTGCGTGGTGCCTAAAAGAACTAGACCACCAAGTGGGCACAACTGAGGAGTGGCTGAGCTGCCAACCGGATCAGGATGTACGGACAAAGCTGGTTGGTCTTGCGGACAGTGCCCAAgggcttttattttcttcattactGTAGCCGAGCACCCAAATTCCGATGTAGACTTGTTAAAACCCTTGTTTTAAGATCTTATTTAACAAGAGAAATTTGTAAGAACTCTATAGAGTTTTTGAAAGTTAGCATTCAAGAGAGTCAAGAGCATGAAAAGCTCctaatttttcattgattctTGTGGGTTTAGTTGCTATCTAGGGTTGAACAGTACTTGATGTAAGTGTTTCAAATAATTGTACTCTTCTCTTTATTGATTACAGTAGAATCATCTTGTCGATCTTTGTTGTGGAGTAGGCACATCGCTGAAGTATGTAAATCCCTTATGGTTGCATTTCATTTTATAATGTCTCTCTTACTCAAATCGCATCGTTTGTTTGCGCTTCCACGTTAGTCCTAAGAGATAACAAACTAAACTATTTCCTCCTCCCTTAGTCATATAGTCAAAAGTAATCCATGCCATTTAGAACGATTAAGCATGGAATGCTTTGCCACTTTGCTGTCAACTAGCACATTCCACTTTGAGCTTCGGCAGGCCTACGCAAAGCAAAGACATCCCGTTGACTCCTCCGACGCAACATTGCAAAGTTCACATGTTGCATCAACAATCAACACGAGGACTCCGCTGTGCTATTCTATCTTTTGAGCTACAAGCCCAGCAATCGTAAATCAATTCGTTGAACAACTAATCTTGTCGCAATTGTCTCATGAGTCAATTTAAAGCTTACACAATTGTAGTCCTCCATGACTCATGACTTCTTATGCATAACGTTCATTGTTACATGAGAAAACTTGAACCTAGCAACAACAATaccaaggaaagaaaagcaGACAGCATGGTGACTGATCGTGGAATGCGTCCTTTGTCCGTCCTCAATACCATTGCTTCAATCACGGGGTAACTCATCACTAAGACGAAAAATGATAGTGCAATCTGCATGAACAGTTTGTCGAAGCCTCCCAAAGTAAGAACTCTAGCGACTCCTCCAGTGAAGGAAGCCATGTTCAATATCACTAGAGTCACCATCGGAGACAGAAACATTATTGACGTTTGAAAATCAAATATCCCCATCTCATATCTCTTCGATTGCTCATCATCGTCGACCTTATTTGTAGGCAAGAAGCTAGCTCTTCTCATGCCGATTTGTGTCATAATCGCGTCTATGGTTCCGTATACATAACACGTCGTTGACTTGATCATCCAGATTCGTTGTTCATTCAAGAATGTTTGGACTGAATGGCCACTTGCGACGACTTCGTAGAGATGCTTACAAAGGGATGATAGGAAGATGAAGGCAAATAGCATGATATATGAACTTGAAACCTGacaatgaagaaatcattgattAACTCTTTCAAACAAATAAACTGAGCAACAAAATTGAagcatattttatttattttttgttggtaaagaaattgaagcatATTTTATACGCTGAAGGCAATGAGAATGTTATGTTCTAGAGCTAGGAGTCAACTTACCTCAGGGTATATAGAGATGCCATTTACTAGAAAGATCTGAGGAATGGTTGCAAAGCAGAAAATTGGCAAGCAATATAAGGGTAAAAGTGAAACTTCAGCATAGCACATGCTCTGAAGAATGGGCATCCTCAACGAGCCATAGATCAGAGGACAAAATCTCGAGATACCAACTCGTGACAGCCCAGAATACCATCTCATGCCTTGAATCAACATGTCATTCAAATTCGTTGTCGCGGTCCCTAAGAATTGCGGCTTTGATGGGGAATAAAACACTGAAGTCCAGCCTTTGCAGTGTAAGGTAAAACTGGTGAAGTAGTCTTCTACCACAGAATTGTACATGAAGCCCACCTGAGATCATGCCAACAtaactcaaaaaataaaagtaaataataataataataatgataatgataataatgataataataataatgataatgataatgataatgataatgataatgatgataatgatgatgatgataataatgataataatgataatgataataatgataataatgataataataataataataataataataataataataataataataataataataataataataataataataataataataatataatgataatgataataataatgataataataatgataataataatgataataataatgataataataatgataataataatgataataataatgataataatgataataataatgataataataatgataataataatgataataataataataatgataataatgataataataatgataataataataatgataataataatgataataataatgataataataatgataataataatgataataataatgataataataatgataataataatgataataataatgataataataatgataataataatgataataataataataataataataataataataataataataataataataataataataataataataataataataataaataataataataaaatatataataataataataataataataataataataataataataataataataataataataataataataataataataataatagtagtagtagtagtagaaAGAAATGGAGTCATCTATAGCAAATAACGAGGATTGTTTTtaatgtttcttttaattatactTGCCTCTTGACCCCATTTTGTGCCATTTTCATAGCCACAAGAAGTTAACACTTGGGTTTCTTTCATCAATGCTGCAGAGTCGCCAGCAATGGTGTTCCTGCTTGGCTTCTCTTTTTGCCAAAGGTATTTGATGAATTCATTCGAATGGCCAAAGAGTTTCTTTAAATCCATGAGATCAAAACCTGTTGGATTGACGGAAACGAGCTAATTAAATCATTACTACATTTACTTTTTCTACCCTactttcttgaaaacaaaaaagtcataaGGATCGATCTACTTGCCTTCTTGCACGGGTTTACGATACAAGGACTCTCTCTTGATGTAAGAGCAACTCCCAGATAAAATAGGTCCCTTCAATCCATCCATTCCAACACAACATGTCTGAAACAGAGCAAAAATCATTAGCTAACAGAAGAAAAGTTGCACTCTAAAAAACTTCATATGATTCTTTTTGTTTACCGAAAAGTACCGTCTGATCTTGCTATCGTAGATGTCATTCTCACTAATATTATGAAACATTTGAGGAAATTGAACCAGCATTAACGATGGAGATAATCTCGGATCCAAATGAAAACACATCGCCTGCCGAGCCGAAGAAGGGTCGTTGCAGTACATGTCGCAATCCAACACTAAAATGAAAGGCGAGTTGCTCATCACTCCTGATACCCGGAGCTGCACGGGACGAGCAATGGCGAATTATTATTGGCAGTACATAGATAAAAGAATATAGATATGCTTGTTTCcgatttgaaaattaaaatggtGTACAAGAACGTTGAGAGCTCCAGCTTTGAAGTGATGGTGATGAGAAGGTCTCTTTTCTCTTGAGACGTGTATCAGCTTAGGCATGGGGTCTTGGTGTGCTTGCATAACTTCATCAGGGACATTCCCTCGGATCACCTGTCGCATCCCTTGACTTTTGTCATACACATTGAGACgtatgtttttaaaattttctcactAGAGCCTACTCTTAGctcacttaattaaatctataGAAATTGCAAATTcccattttaaatttagaattaCCTCGATGGTAGGCGGATGGTCTCGGCCAGTGTGGCTCGAGTCACCTCGGTGCCTCTTTCGGTACTCATTTACTCGttctttgaacaactcatattTCTcctgaaagaagagaaatagttACTATTTAACCAGTCTGCAGGGCACAATTCTTAGTTCTTCAAGCCCATCCCTTCTATTGCATTCCTCCATCGTAAACTATAGTAAGCTGTAATCTAAATCTGTAAACAAAGTATGATTGATGTGGGTGCTTCTAATCTTTTAATTATAGAAGGCATCACACTTTGAGAGTTCAAATCGTCAGGAGTAAATAGTCGCGCCGATCCCGTTGCATCATTCTTCGACATGAAATTGAATAAGCAATCACTTCTCTCAAAACTTTAAGTTTTTATTAACATGAAGACTTATATCAGGACAAAGACACTTAAGTGAGACAACTCAATGCATCGTAAAATGATCTTTTTAAGCCATCAAACGACGGGGcgggtttaatatttaaatatagcAGGACATTATCTTATAGACAAAATGGAAGTGCAGGCGTATGGACAAAAGGATATGATCACCGAAAGGTAAAGCGTACCTTGACTATCTTCTTCTCAGAGCCAAACTCATTCTCAGAACTCATGCCAATCCCCTCACCATCCTCTTCCTCCTTAAAAAATGCCTTCGGACACCTCGTCTTTATCCCATACCTCTTGCAGAAGGGCAGCCACCATCTTGCGAAATCGTAGGCCTCCCTAGTCCCATGCAAGGTCAGTGTCGAGCCGCTATCATCCGAGAGGTACACATGGAGCTTCTCCGGGGGATAGTCAAGCGCCATTGCCGACACCACCGTGTTCATCACGTCAACAGTCGGCTCCTTATCTGGGTCCGCCGTGCACACAAACACATCGATGGGTGGCAGCTCCTTGTCCTCTGGCAGCCGCTTGGGGAAGGCGGTCCGTCTCACAGGCCGCCACCGGAAGGCTTGGCTGAGCAGCCACAGGAAAGATAGCCCTAGCTCGGCAAGGAACATGGTGAGAGATGCCAAAGTTGTGGCTCTGTCTCTCGATTTACTTTCACTGAAGAAAAACGAAGCTCTATAGTATATGAGAGCGGATAGAGCTGTGGCGTGAACGAGCATGTGGGTGCGGTTGATGATGATTGATTTTGTGAGGACATGACAGAGATTGAGAGGGCCTGAGCTATGCTCCATATGACAGGATCGGTTCTTGCTATTCTCCTATTCTTCTGATATGAATAGGAAGTTCTCCAAGATTTTAGCACATAGGGTTATACGTACCCccatatttatatatcaaactATGAGTATTTATATTGAATGAATTAGTCTATATTAGTAGGTTTGACACAGTTAggtggggagaattaccaaaaaagttataaacttattataatttttttaattcaatcccaacttttttttatgctaattcaatcataaacattttgtaattatgtcaattcaatctctctGGCAAATTTTGACCAGTTGGTGCAGACATGGATGTCGGCTGGCACAAACGTGAATGCCTGATGATGCTAACATGCacaatttttagtaatattttattttatttacttttttttttcctttttctcttttactttctcttcttccttctttttccctttttggcaAGGGCCACAAAGCCCTTGCTAGCTGCCAATAATGTTTACATCATATCAAGAGTATGAGTTTAAGGGTCTGATTGGCAACTTACCAAATAgtgaaaatttctattattttgtttatgggaatagatttgaaataaaaatccgtttgataaattttttgttcttgagaatagatttggaataaaatcgagaagtaaaaaaaaagttgagtcTTTGTTCCCGGGGACAAAATAAAGCCAacttatttctctattttctcttctttcttcttgttcttcttctctctctcttcttcttcaaccgtcGTTGCTGCTGCCACCCTCCATCGCTACCGTTGTCGTCGCCGCTCACAGCTGTTGGTCGTCAACGACCGATCTAACGAGATCTggcgagcttgcctagccactagTGAGGCCGAGTGTCGCCAGTGGCTAGGGGTGCCCCACCCAAGCCTCCCttagccaccggcaaggctcacccAACCTCGACGAGGCTCGACCAACGAGGCATGGCCTCGCTGAGGGCTGGTGACACTTGAAGGGGTCGCCGGTCCTTGTTTGGCCAATCACCGGTCATCCTAAGGCCGATGACCAACAActttgaagaggaagaagaggagaaagaaaggaaaaaaaaaaaaagaaaatattaaaaaagaaataaaggaaaaatattaaaattatttaaaaattaaaagaaaattatttgaagtaaaaattttgagcatggtgccaaacacaattctattcccaaaactaaaattttagacaattaccaaatggtttaaaatgtttataaattatTCCGagatcataattaaaaaaaaatcatttctgataaaaaattgttccctaagatagaaacgttaccaaacgcgctatAAGGTTCCAATCATGGCACTCTTTGATTTCTCCAATCTTGGCCCCCTAAATAAAATTTTGGCTAGTCAATGTTGATGTGGATGTCGATTGGCACTAACATGGATATTAGGCAATGCtaacgtaaataatttttaataatattttattttttttatttttttcttttgtctttcctctttcactttttcttcttccttctatttcctttttggGAGAGGGCTGCGAACCCTTTACTTGCCACCGGTGATGTCTTCATCATATCGAGGATACGACTTTAAGGTCCCAATCATGGCACCTGTTTCAATTTCTCCAATCCCCCCCACCCAACCAGCCcctaagaaatatatatatagtacaTGTTACTATATTTGCATCGTGTATTGCGTGACCCGTTTCAATTTCTCCATCCTCCCAACCACccctaaagaaaaaataataatatctgGTACATGTTACTATATTTGCATCATGTATTGCGGGAGTATCAAGTAATGTATCTCTAAATATTTTGTCCATCTTTTTGTGAtagcttaatttttttggaaaatataaaaaaattctccaaaaaATAATCATCTCAACCCCTAATTTGTCACTACTCTAAGCTCTTCAGTTCTAGAGAACTCTATCTCTATAGATTTTTAGATTGAGTCCTAGGGAAGCGAGCTTGACCGGCATGGCTTGAGCAAAAAGCAGCACCAATCTGTAGAGATTTCAACCTGGTCCCccacaaattttcaatttgattcattATCCACACGAGTCGTGTTGAATTTTTTGACCGATTATTTTGTACTAATtatataacatttttcttgTCCATTTGTATGGGCTTATCTCCTCTGCTGACAGTGAAGGTCACCGAACCGCAAGAAACTATGTTGATGTCTTGTTCGATATGATACGCTATTTTATGATAATTCTATATCCTAGACATTTGTTTCTCAGTGACTAGCGTGAGTTGAGATGGGGCCATGTTGCGTCCTCAGTGTTCCACATGGATCGAGTTTTGACTGAGCAGAAGACAGAGAACGTTCCCACTACCAAAAGTTGAAAACTGATtgccatcaaaagaaaattacatatGCAAACCATTTCTCTTTAAAATTTAAGCTGTTAAGTGACAAGCCAATAGCAAGGAAAATGatcccaatatatatatataaacttatTGCTCAAATGTTAactcaattataaactttttagaTTTGACCATTTTTGTTGTAGATCTTTTAAAAACTAACTCATGTAATCCTTCTAAACAATAATGGATGGATGTTACTTATATGGACAATTATTATTCATGACCAGTGTTGACGTGAATAATAtgtatttttaagaaaaaagtcttatttttttgctttttttcttatttcactCCCGCTTAACGGCCTCAATGATGGCCATCGGAGGTTCTCTACTATAGGCAAGGGTTAGGATGCCCTCATCAGCCCTTGAcatgaacattttcattttttaattaaaaaatcggccataggcaagggctagGATGCCCTCACCGGccaacatggacaatttttatttttttttttaaaatcttaattgttttcttctttttttcttttgcacgcCCTTTTTCCTTAAGCAAGGGCCATAGGTAGTAATGTGTATGATATAGTTTACACTAAATCATATGTTTCCCATATCGATAGTGTTGTGAGCAGGTCTATGAGTAATCCCTTGGAAAGAAACACTAGTAATATATAAGTTGGATTCCGAGGTTTTCAAGAGGAACAAAGGATGTGagttttatttttgagaaaagaCAGGTTTAAGAggcataatatatatatgtggattTACGGGCTATGCCATTAGTTGGACTTCTCGCTAATTTGGAGCTTTGATAATTATGATTCGGAGGTAATTTCGTTTAATTTGGAATCGACACAAGCTCGTCATTTTCGGAATACTCAATGTGTTTGCGAGGACATGGGGACAGAGGCAGACGGCTAGATATGCGAGTTGCAAGAACTAGGCCACCAAGCGGGCGCAACTGAGGAGTGGCCGAGCTGCCAACCGGATCAGGACGTACGGACAAAGCTGGTTGGTCTTGCGGACAGTGCCCAAgggcttttattttcttcattgctATAGCCGAGCACCGAAATTCCGATGTAGACTTGTTAAAACCCTTGTTTTAAGATCTTATTTAACAAGAGAAATTCATGAGAACTCTATAGAGTTTTCGAAAGTTAGCATTCAAGAGAGTCAAGAGCATGAAAAGCtccaaatttttcattgattctTGTGGGTTTAGTTGCTATCTAGGATTGAACAGTACTTGAGGTAAGTGTTTCAAACAATTGTACTCTTCTCTTTATTGATTACAGTAGAATCATCTTGTCGATCTCTGCTGTGGAGTAGGCACATCACTGAAGTATGTAAATCCCTTATGGTTGCatttcattttataatttatttcttaCTCGAATTGCATCGTTTGTTTGCGCTTCCACATTGTTCTAAGAGATAACAAACTAAACTATTTCCTCCTCCCTTAGTCATATAGTCAAAAGTAATCCATGCCATTTGGAACGATTAAGCATGGAACGCTTTGCCGCTTTGTTGTCAACTAGCACATTCAACTTTGAGCTTCGGCCTTGACGAGGCCTACGCAAGGCAAAGACATCCCCTTGACTCCTCCGACGCAACATTGCAGAGTTCACATGTTGCATCAACAATCAACACGAGGACTCCGCTGTGCTATTCTATCATTTGAGCTACAAGCCCAGCAATCGTAAATCAATTCGTTGAACAACTAATCTTGTCTCAATTGTCTCATAAGTCAATTTAAAGCTTACACAATTGTAGTCCTCCATGA
This region of Eucalyptus grandis isolate ANBG69807.140 chromosome 8, ASM1654582v1, whole genome shotgun sequence genomic DNA includes:
- the LOC104456116 gene encoding cellulose synthase-like protein G2; amino-acid sequence: MEHSSGPLNLCHVLTKSIIINRTHMLVHATALSALIYYRASFFFSESKSRDRATTLASLTMFLAELGLSFLWLLSQAFRWRPVRRTAFPKRLPEDKELPPIDVFVCTADPDKEPTVDVMNTVVSAMALDYPPEKLHVYLSDDSGSTLTLHGTREAYDFARWWLPFCKRYGIKTRCPKAFFKEEEDGEGIGMSSENEFGSEKKIVKEKYELFKERVNEYRKRHRGDSSHTGRDHPPTIEVIRGNVPDEVMQAHQDPMPKLIHVSREKRPSHHHHFKAGALNVLLRVSGVMSNSPFILVLDCDMYCNDPSSARQAMCFHLDPRLSPSLMLVQFPQMFHNISENDIYDSKIRRYFSTCCVGMDGLKGPILSGSCSYIKRESLYRKPVQEGFDLMDLKKLFGHSNEFIKYLWQKEKPSRNTIAGDSAALMKETQVLTSCGYENGTKWGQEVGFMYNSVVEDYFTSFTLHCKGWTSVFYSPSKPQFLGTATTNLNDMLIQGMRWYSGLSRVGISRFCPLIYGSLRMPILQSMCYAEVSLLPLYCLPIFCFATIPQIFLVNGISIYPEVSSSYIMLFAFIFLSSLCKHLYEVVASGHSVQTFLNEQRIWMIKSTTCYVYGTIDAIMTQIGMRRASFLPTNKVDDDEQSKRYEMGIFDFQTSIMFLSPMVTLVILNMASFTGGVARVLTLGGFDKLFMQIALSFFVLVMSYPVIEAMVLRTDKGRIPRSVTMLSAFLSLVLLLLGSSFLM